ATATATGAATTACAGGAATGGTGCTTTATGTAAAGGTCTCACACTCATGTCCCTGGCAAAAATGAATTGCTGAGTCTTTGAAGAATATGCGAACCCAGGGACTCGTATTTGTCCACCACAACAATCCACTTCAACATCTTGCCCCTGAACAGACACAGGTCACATAGCCATCCTTTCCCTTAAGAAGTCAATCACCATCTAAGGTGTTATTCAGTTTCAGTAGCAGTTATTGCACTGAAGGTCTGATGTGTTGCTGTTTTTACTGACATTTCCTGTAGCTTCATGTTGCTGAGTCATTTTAAAAGCACAGAAATCACAGAAGGTAATCCTCACAAGGCAGCTGTAAGCTCACTGCAGCATTTAGATGATCCCCTCCCGGATTTAGTCTGTATGCAAATTGCAGAGGAGTCTCTCCAGTGCCTTCATCACATGTGATGTGGGGGCAACTGGATTATAGTCATTCAGTTCTGATGGTGTTGGATTATTCAGTGCAGAAACAAGACAGGATGTTTTCCATAACACGGGTATCTTCTCctgaatttctgtttttgtattttggttCTGTATTCCTTATTTAGTCTTCTGGTTAtgaaattatatttacattCCCAGGCTTAGGAAGATGCTATGTTCTGTACCTGTAGTTTCCTGATTGCATTTTCTGTTGGGTTTATTTATCCCCTTTTGTATTCCCTTTCTATCCCTCCTGTCTTGCCTTGGTGCCATCccttctgtgtgtctgtcaaGCTCTGGTGTCTTTGTCTTTATAAAAGCTGCTGCAACACATGCAGGAAGGATTAGTTTAGAGCACAGCTAATGAATAttttaacaaagaaaccaaaacacctTCATATGTTTCTCATCCCAGCATCATTGAGTACTTCCATATAGCATCGATATTTTACTGGATTTTACTACTTGTACTGACAATTAATAATAGTCTCTGCCAAACAGCCACTGTACTGCTGTTTGGTGAATCTGTGAAACATAAACTCAGACAGCTAGTGAGTGTTTGATAGGTCAGAGAGTTGTAAAAGTGTATGAGGAAGTATGAAAGTTAGCACAGTGTAGCAGAAAAAATATACTTAACCACAAGCAATGACTCTTATACAAtataatatgcaaaacacaaatacaacacACTGCAATAAATACTACTCTAGTAAGACTTGTACAACCTTTTAAAAGTAATCCAAAAATATTCATTTAGGTTCACCAAATGTCATGCACTTCTCTGTTGCTTCATCAGTGTATATTGAGgcatttctgttattttgtcttttcatttctgtctgAGTATTGCCTCATCTCCAGCAACTCAGAGGGAGGAGTAATCAAAGATAGAGAGCAAGTATAAGCAGCAACAGATAGAGATCAACTTAGAATAAAGTCTGTCAGCTAAAAGAAACATGAGTGGGGGTAAGATGATttactttaaatataaaatgtattagCATTGAACACTGATATGAATTCCTGCTAAAGTGATTTAGATGATGCATGCCTGTTATCATTTCtgattacaacataaattaacttAAACAAATTCAAAATTTCAGCTTGTATAAAGTACTTCACATAATCTGGTAGTATATTGGAAGTAAGGGTTGCATAGAGGATGTGACATGGTCAAGCActtagtttttttaattaactgcattgcatatgcatatatatgcactaccagtcaaaagttgtAGAACACCCtaattttttcagttatttattgcaGTTCAGTTTAGATCAAGCTTGAAGTGGTGCATAGGTAAATGGTTGACTGccacaggtaaaaaaaaaaaaaaaaaaaggtaaggttacccaaaactgaGAAATAGTGTATATTtcaaaattatacaaaaagacctttttcaggaaacacagcagaaagtaGTGCGTTGCTACAGAAATGCTGAAAAAAAGGCAATTAGGAATGGAAGAGTGACAGACCCTtgtaacacttaaaaatgtaggtctttcctacagagaaattgcaaagaaagtcaaggtgtcagtgagtactttttccttcaccatcaaaaggcactcagaaactggacaaactctgacaggaagaggttTGGCACACCCAAAGCTGAAATGACTGAATCAAAGGAAaagtttctgagagttaacagcttgcaTGATAGGCAGCTTACAGGACAACAGCTTTAAGCACAGCCTAATATTAGTCTCAGTTTTAACTGTAAAGAGAACACTTCAAGCTGCAGATTTGACAGGATgagttgcagcaagaaagccatTACTAAGATGtcaaagtaagacaaagaggcttgGGTTGGCCATGAAACACCACCATTGGACTACTGAATACTGGAAGAAGGTATTATGGACCTTCATCTGCATCcaggggttcatcctacagcaagataatgacccaaaacataagtCCAAACTATGCCAGAAGTACCTCAGGAATAAAGAACAAGATGGTAAGCTTGGAAACATGGAGTTGccagcacagtctccagacCATCGAGCTGGTTTGGGATAAACTGGACAGAACAGTGAAAGCAAACTAACCTTCAAGTGCCACATGTTTATGGGAAATTCTTTAACAGATATGGGAAGAACtttctgaagaaattttgaTTTCTATTGTAGAAAGAATGCCACAGGTGTGTTCACCTGTTATATCTGCCAAAGGTGGCTGCTTTGATGAGTCAAaagtttagaaaacattttgGTCTATAAATTGATTCAATTATCTCTTATTTGtactatgctttcatttcagaatgcaatgagacattaaactgcataattttcaataaaaacagaaaaaattggGATGTTATAAAACTCttgattacacacacacacatatatatataatgcatgtaatcaaatattattttttgttcttttgcccTTTTTTTCTGTGCATGCTATATAATGTGTTAAATAATAATCTTTCTTAAAATACTTTCCTTCTCGTTTTCAGGTAACATCAGTTCCACAACAGATCAATCATCTGCACTGGAAGCAGCTGTGAGACACATACAAACAGCCTCCATTGTCATCTACTGTTTGATAATTATAGTTGGAACTCTGGGCAATGCTCTGGTTATCTACGTGACAGGAttcaaaatgaagaaaacagttGACTCAGTTTGGTTTCTCAACCTGGCCATAGCTGACTTCCTCTTTACAGCCTTCCTGATTTTCTTAgtcatttctctctctcagagTCACCGATGGCCTTTTGGAGAACTCATGTGCAAGCTCAACACCTTTGTGAGTGTAGTCAACATGTTTGCCAGTGTCTTCATTTTAACAGCCATGAGTCTGGATCGTTGTTTGTCCATCTGTGTGGTGGTGTGGGCACACAACAAGCGCACAGTCTGCAAAGCTCGGCTCATATGTGTTGGTATCTGGGTGACTGCTGCGGTCTGCAGCACTCCTTATGCCACTTTTCGCACTTTGTTGGAACATAATGGGGCACATGTCTGTGGTTATTCTATGACACCTGAACAGAAATGGAGTCTCAACATTTTTCGCTTTCTTATGGGCTTTGTGATCCCATTCCTGGTCATATTTGTGTCTTATGTGGCCATAGGCATACGTGCAATGCGCATGTCAAGAACAAGGAGACGCAGATCTCGCCGAATCATTTTCTCCATCATTTTTGCATTCTTCATCTGTTGGTTGCCCttccatgtttttaattttattgaaGTAAAGCATATGACTAACCCTAAAACCTTGGCCATTGTTACAATCGTGGGTCCTCTGACTGTGAGTCTGGCTTTTCTGAACAGCTGCTTGAACCCCATCCTCTATGTCTTCATGTGTGAAGAATTCATAAAAAAGCTTCGACAGTCCATATGTTTTGTACTCGAGAGTGCTCTGGCAGAGGACCATTTATCGTTTATGTCCACTCGCTCTGTGTCATCAACCTTATCAAGGATTTCCCGGAAGTCAGATGCTACTGCAACTTTGGAGAAGATCGACCCAGCTGCTTTTGAACCCTGCACAGAAAACAAAGTAGTCATCACTGAGGAGACACCAAACCCCGAATAAAAACTCGCCGTTGGCAATATAAATTTGAATTAATTTTCTAATGTAAAATTTAATCTCAGGATGATTCAGATTGTAAATTTGtgcaaaaaaatctaaaatgtccacgttttcttgttttgttttgtgaccCCTActgttttctttagatttttctAACTATTCCAGGGGAAATCTCACTATATGCTCCATGCAGTAGTAAGAAAACTAAACTAGCCATAATAATAGAAAACCTATGTGGTTGTGCTGAAGCTTTGAATTGTGGTATTTAATTTGTTAAAATTAATTATGTAATCCATACAGTCATATTAAAATTTTTCATTTAAGAACAGCTTTATATTTGTGTATTTGAGTAgattatttcatgtttattaaTATCAGCATCCACTGAACTGTAACCAGAGACTAAACTTTGagctttttgcatttttcaacctgtgaataaaaacaTGCTGATCAAGTACATTTGTCTGCCTGCATGATAAACCTGACTTACACCTTGTTTTTGTCTTATCTCACAGGATCAATGCTGTATCCCGGACTTGTTGCATTTCATAGTACAAAACGTGGCATTCAAAACATGGTATACCAAAAACCACATGATATCAATTCAAAacagaagcagaagaaaaaaataagtgttGCACACTTAGATTAAAAGGAACTGAAACCCGTGTAACTTTGTGAGTCTGACTTCACTGTATATTCTGCAATACATAGACATAGTACATTGTTACACATTTGTGCACAGTCTCACACAGCTTTTGCTAGGCACACTGCACTACGGTGAGTGGCCTGGCTTGTTTACTCCCACTAGAGCTGCTCATTTTAGGAGATACTCTCTCTTGTGGTGCAATGGAGGAATAACTACTCTTCCAGCGCTACATCTCATTGGAGACTGGGGCATACATTGTTTTAAAATCACTAAAGAAAATACCATATTAGAAAATTCAGAACCTTTTaacaaaatacaatattttaaataaaaaaaatatgggaGATCCCTTGTTTTTatcaataatgcatttcttgtaTTTTCACTCTTCCCTCCAAAATTTAATGGCGTCCCGACATTCTGACACTATCAGTCCTTATGTGGCAACTATTCATCGCCTGTAGGGCAGGTACATCTCTTTAGGAGTCAGAGTTCAGCATCACTGCTAGCCACAGTGAAACACATGGTGAAAAccatttatatacaaaaaagGTTCCAGGGAAAAGGACTGTTATTCATCTGTCCAATCATTTTCCTCCTCAGATTAGtgacaatgttttttaaaaacaacatcactattaattaATCTTTGTTCAGTAACGACTTTAGCTCTTGTTTTCCCGTTGTGGGTATTAATTAGGCACATAATTAACCACATTAATTGtcttgtttctttaaaaattcataATAAACCATACCTTACAGATTTTAGATTGTTATCAATCTCAAAACCCGCAGTAGCCATTTTTTATCTCTGTTGTTCTGTAGCAATTTAAAATTAATTGGTCCAAAGTCGTCTTCATCACAGTGTAGCATGGGCCATTTCTTTGTGGTAACATAAAAGCACCACTGATCCACTGCTCTGACAGGAAGTTGCCCAACAGAGATAAGTTTTCAGATATAACTTCGTCATAGATATTTTTAACACTTTGAGAATGTTCTTCTTCACTCGCATATTTATACTGTGTTAAACCCCCATTCTTATTGTCATTAATTATACTGTAAATTTGTTTTGGACATTGATTCTGATTCTAATTTATGTTAAGATATTTCCATTGCTCAAGCATGTCTCCAAAAAGGAGTTTGTAGTATGGCACACCAGATCTAGCTTTCCCTTTCAATTAGCCCCTCAGGGccttgttcttgtttgttttcctgctcACACAAGCACTACACACGTTTTTGTAAAAAGAGATTTTCAATTTAATGCAAAGGTCAGGCACACCGTTCACTTTGCTTTTGTACATTAAACACCTTTTTGTTACCTCACGATTTGTTCCCCATATCAGTTTAACGCATAATTTATTGAGAACCATGATGACTTTCTGTGGTGGTGGAAACAGTGGCGAGGGATAACAATCTTGATATATTGTGGGTTTTgacactgtccactttctgtcaAGGCAGGCAGGAGGGAAgaacccaaatgcagactcatATACAGAAGCGAAAGTTAAAGTCAAAAAGCAGCTTTACTGCTGGCACTAGTAAAcacagaactgaactgaacaatACTACGAACAGAACACACAGGCATATATGACGGGACAGCACGACACTGACCAGGGGGAAGACTAGACACTATATACAGAGGATGAACAGGGGAAAGAGGGAGCAGCTGGGAGACACGGCTGGGGTTAATTACACATGACGAAAGCTAAACTGAATATGATGCACACAGACTGAGACTaccaaagaaaaacaggaagtccaCAGAGACGCAGACAGACCTAACAGAGGAGGAATCACAAAAGCAAACCAAGACTAGAAATACAGAATCAAAACTCAAGAGACTAACAATGACACATCATAACAAAATCGAGgacaaataataatacaaaaccgaaaacactgggtcaccgacccaggatcgtgacactTTCCACTAATCCAAATTCCCAGGACTTTAATTTAATCTTTAACCTCCATCCATATTATGGGTATCTTTACTGAGTAAGATGCTCTAACCTGGACATAACCTAGCTAGCTTTACAAAATTAACATTTCTACTCTCC
The genomic region above belongs to Oreochromis niloticus isolate F11D_XX linkage group LG11, O_niloticus_UMD_NMBU, whole genome shotgun sequence and contains:
- the LOC100698787 gene encoding chemokine-like receptor 1; translated protein: MSGGNISSTTDQSSALEAAVRHIQTASIVIYCLIIIVGTLGNALVIYVTGFKMKKTVDSVWFLNLAIADFLFTAFLIFLVISLSQSHRWPFGELMCKLNTFVSVVNMFASVFILTAMSLDRCLSICVVVWAHNKRTVCKARLICVGIWVTAAVCSTPYATFRTLLEHNGAHVCGYSMTPEQKWSLNIFRFLMGFVIPFLVIFVSYVAIGIRAMRMSRTRRRRSRRIIFSIIFAFFICWLPFHVFNFIEVKHMTNPKTLAIVTIVGPLTVSLAFLNSCLNPILYVFMCEEFIKKLRQSICFVLESALAEDHLSFMSTRSVSSTLSRISRKSDATATLEKIDPAAFEPCTENKVVITEETPNPE